One genomic window of Myxococcales bacterium includes the following:
- a CDS encoding alpha/beta fold hydrolase has protein sequence MRDFDRSLYPFASHFFDRGGGQRMHYLDEGSGPPVVMVHGNPSWSFYYRNLVLALRDTHRCLVPDHIGMGLSDKPVDYPYTLAQRVADFTAWLEQLAVKEPVTLVVHDWGGMIAMTWAAKHPERVARLVILNTAAFPLPASKPFPWPLALTRTPIGTVLVRGFNAFAWTAIRVGCTRRSVPAAVRAAYTAPYDSWRDRVATLRFVQDIPLRPGDPGYELIDATAKSLDLFGATPTFIGWGLRDFVFDRHFLDEWRRRLPQAVVHALADAGHYVLEDADEELIPLIASFVRGAG, from the coding sequence ATGAGGGACTTCGACCGGTCGCTCTACCCCTTCGCTTCCCACTTCTTCGATCGCGGAGGTGGGCAGCGGATGCACTACCTCGACGAGGGGAGCGGCCCGCCCGTGGTCATGGTCCACGGCAACCCGTCGTGGTCCTTCTACTACCGCAACCTCGTCCTGGCTCTTCGCGACACCCACCGCTGCCTCGTCCCCGATCACATCGGCATGGGGCTCTCCGACAAACCGGTCGACTACCCGTACACGCTCGCGCAGCGCGTCGCCGACTTCACCGCGTGGCTCGAGCAGCTCGCCGTGAAGGAGCCCGTCACCCTCGTCGTGCACGACTGGGGCGGCATGATCGCGATGACCTGGGCCGCCAAGCACCCCGAGCGCGTCGCGCGGCTCGTCATCCTGAACACCGCCGCCTTCCCCCTGCCCGCGTCGAAGCCGTTCCCGTGGCCGCTCGCGCTCACGCGCACCCCGATCGGCACGGTGCTGGTCCGTGGCTTCAACGCGTTCGCCTGGACGGCGATACGTGTAGGGTGCACGCGCCGATCGGTGCCCGCCGCCGTGCGCGCCGCCTACACGGCGCCCTACGACAGCTGGCGAGACCGCGTCGCGACCCTCCGCTTCGTCCAAGACATCCCGCTCCGCCCGGGCGACCCGGGATACGAGCTCATCGACGCGACGGCAAAGTCCCTCGACCTGTTCGGCGCGACCCCCACGTTCATCGGGTGGGGCCTCCGCGACTTCGTGTTCGATCGTCACTTCCTCGACGAGTGGCGGCGACGGCTGCCGCAGGCGGTGGTTCACGCGCTCGCCGACGCGGGCCACTACGTGCTCGAAGACGCCGACGAAGAGCTCATTCCCTTGATCGCTTCGTTCGTTCGTGGAGCGGGCTGA